Proteins co-encoded in one Sulfurimonas sp. HSL1-2 genomic window:
- the nuoL gene encoding NADH-quinone oxidoreductase subunit L has product MEMYLYIALFAPFVGSLFAALFGASPKTLWTGVVTSALLFASFVSSVTLFVYLLQGGEPIHTELMTWMETGSLYIPFGFVVDQVSATMMIVVTTVSTVVHVYAIGYMDHDKAFNRFFAWLSAFVFSMMILVMSDNFAGMFIGWEGVGLCSWALIGFWYHKESATWAANEAFIMNRIADLGMLIGIFLLYWHTGSLQYDVVFATVPHLETSIVTLMGIFLFIGAMGKSAQFPLHTWLADAMEGPTPVSALIHAATMVTAGVYLVVRANPLYSLIPEVGYFIAGLGAFVAMFAATMALVNRDIKRIIAYSTLSQLGYMFVAAGLGAYWVALFHLMAHAFFKALLFLGAGNVMHAMSDELDPFKMGGLYKVMKWTAILMILASVALAGIWPLAGFFSKDKILEVAFSSEHYIIWAVLWITAGLTAFYSFRLIMLTFFSGEERYKEHGFHPHEAYKFMLWAMAPLAVLAVIAGWFEHQFVHFVTELLPTFTFHTHHVEMMLIAVTSLMAIGGIVVAVLLYRKGLLNPKLQQTAVYKLLFNQYYIPKFYDEFFSKPYAELSKIFWKQVDLKVVDATVDFIATTIYKTGEGTHTMQNGNLSSMLRWMVIGTVGLLVLAVLYVKRYDILALMQMVFPGLGA; this is encoded by the coding sequence ATGGAAATGTATCTCTATATTGCACTGTTCGCACCGTTTGTCGGCTCGCTTTTCGCGGCGCTGTTCGGTGCGTCACCGAAAACGCTCTGGACCGGGGTCGTTACCTCGGCGCTGCTCTTTGCATCGTTCGTCTCCAGCGTCACACTGTTTGTTTACCTGCTCCAGGGCGGTGAACCGATCCATACGGAACTGATGACGTGGATGGAGACGGGAAGCCTCTATATCCCGTTCGGCTTCGTCGTCGACCAGGTGAGCGCGACGATGATGATCGTCGTCACGACGGTCTCGACGGTCGTTCACGTCTACGCTATCGGCTACATGGACCACGACAAGGCGTTCAACCGCTTCTTCGCGTGGCTCTCCGCCTTCGTTTTCTCCATGATGATCCTCGTCATGAGCGATAACTTCGCGGGCATGTTCATCGGCTGGGAAGGCGTCGGTCTCTGTTCCTGGGCCCTGATCGGTTTCTGGTACCACAAAGAGTCTGCGACCTGGGCGGCGAACGAGGCGTTCATCATGAACCGTATCGCCGACCTGGGCATGCTCATCGGTATCTTCCTGCTCTACTGGCACACAGGCAGCCTGCAGTATGACGTCGTATTCGCGACCGTACCGCACCTGGAAACATCCATTGTTACCCTGATGGGGATCTTCCTCTTCATCGGTGCGATGGGCAAATCGGCGCAGTTCCCGCTGCACACCTGGCTGGCAGATGCGATGGAAGGTCCGACACCTGTTTCCGCGCTGATCCACGCGGCAACGATGGTTACGGCGGGGGTCTACCTCGTCGTCCGCGCCAACCCGCTCTACAGCCTGATCCCGGAAGTCGGCTACTTCATCGCCGGTCTCGGTGCCTTTGTCGCGATGTTCGCGGCCACGATGGCGCTGGTCAACCGTGATATCAAACGTATCATCGCCTACTCGACGCTGTCGCAGCTGGGCTATATGTTCGTTGCGGCGGGCCTCGGTGCCTACTGGGTTGCGCTCTTCCACCTGATGGCGCACGCCTTCTTCAAAGCGCTCCTCTTCCTGGGTGCGGGTAACGTCATGCACGCGATGAGCGACGAGCTCGACCCGTTCAAGATGGGCGGTCTTTACAAGGTGATGAAGTGGACGGCGATCCTGATGATCCTCGCTTCCGTCGCCCTGGCCGGTATCTGGCCGCTGGCGGGCTTCTTCTCCAAGGACAAGATCCTCGAAGTCGCCTTCAGCAGCGAGCACTACATCATCTGGGCGGTCCTCTGGATCACGGCGGGTCTGACGGCGTTCTACTCTTTCCGTCTGATCATGCTGACCTTCTTCTCCGGTGAAGAGCGTTACAAAGAGCACGGTTTCCACCCGCACGAGGCATACAAGTTCATGCTGTGGGCGATGGCGCCGCTGGCGGTCCTGGCCGTCATTGCCGGCTGGTTCGAGCACCAGTTCGTCCACTTCGTCACGGAACTGCTGCCGACGTTTACGTTCCATACGCACCACGTCGAGATGATGCTGATCGCCGTCACGTCGCTGATGGCCATCGGCGGTATCGTCGTGGCAGTCCTGCTCTATCGCAAAGGTCTGCTCAACCCGAAACTGCAGCAGACGGCAGTCTACAAACTGCTGTTCAACCAGTACTACATTCCGAAGTTCTACGACGAGTTCTTCTCCAAACCGTACGCGGAGCTCTCGAAGATCTTCTGGAAACAGGTCGATCTCAAGGTCGTTGACGCCACTGTCGACTTCATTGCGACAACGATCTACAAAACAGGTGAGGGGACGCACACGATGCAGAACGGGAACCTCTCATCCATGCTGCGCTGGATGGTCATCGGTACCGTTGGCCTCCTCGTGCTTGCAGTCCTCTACGTCAAACGCTATGACATTCTGGCGCTGATGCAGATGGTATTCCCAGGTTTAGGAGCTTAA
- the nuoK gene encoding NADH-quinone oxidoreductase subunit NuoK, whose translation MMEIGLTHYLVLSTVLFAIGLVGVMRRKNLLMLFMASEILLNAVNVAFAAIGHYYGDLTGQMFAFFVIAIAASEVAVGLGLLIIWYKRTGTIDLDTMTSMRG comes from the coding sequence ATGATGGAAATCGGACTGACACACTACCTGGTACTTTCGACGGTACTGTTCGCGATCGGTCTCGTCGGCGTTATGCGCCGCAAGAACCTCCTGATGCTCTTTATGGCGTCGGAGATCCTGCTCAACGCCGTCAACGTCGCGTTTGCCGCCATCGGTCACTACTACGGTGACCTGACGGGGCAGATGTTCGCGTTCTTCGTCATCGCCATCGCGGCGTCCGAAGTCGCCGTCGGCCTCGGCCTGCTGATCATCTGGTACAAGCGTACCGGTACGATCGACCTTGATACTATGACATCGATGCGAGGGTAA
- a CDS encoding NADH-quinone oxidoreductase subunit J, with amino-acid sequence MEAIAFYLFAVLTIAMFSYTVMSSQALYALSSMAAGMIMISAFFFLLNADFLGVVQIIVYTGAVMALYAFGMMFFDTTRAVKEHNTSKVIVLTLSVLATLLVITIFTMPIAAENISAAFPEPAGVENPKAVGIVLFTKYLVPFEVAAVMLLVAMIAGIVMAGKKMDRSLTKMKEEEIAMMHQEETQKKVTL; translated from the coding sequence ATGGAAGCTATTGCATTTTACCTTTTCGCGGTTCTGACCATCGCGATGTTCTCCTACACCGTTATGAGCAGCCAGGCCCTCTACGCGCTGAGCTCCATGGCGGCGGGGATGATCATGATCTCGGCGTTCTTCTTCCTGCTGAACGCGGACTTCCTGGGCGTCGTCCAGATCATCGTCTATACCGGTGCGGTCATGGCCCTGTACGCCTTCGGTATGATGTTCTTCGATACGACGCGTGCGGTCAAAGAGCATAACACCTCCAAGGTGATCGTCCTGACGCTGAGCGTCCTGGCGACGCTGCTCGTTATCACGATCTTCACCATGCCGATCGCGGCCGAGAACATCAGTGCGGCCTTCCCGGAACCGGCGGGTGTCGAGAACCCGAAAGCGGTCGGTATCGTCCTCTTTACGAAGTACCTCGTCCCCTTCGAGGTCGCTGCCGTCATGCTGCTCGTCGCGATGATCGCCGGTATCGTCATGGCCGGTAAGAAGATGGACCGCAGCCTCACGAAAATGAAAGAAGAGGAGATCGCGATGATGCATCAAGAAGAGACCCAGAAGAAGGTGACATTATGA
- the nuoI gene encoding NADH-quinone oxidoreductase subunit NuoI: MSLEQFTDRNVQQHYFKVDIEDYPETGWDRFKQVVKRAASGELFVGLWVVMREMIKFDIHTVQYPKEKLPIGPRYRAVHEMQRLFESGTERCIGCGLCEKICISDCIRMDTRIDENSRKEVTEYTINLGRCIFCGYCAEVCPELAIVHGPRYENTSEQREHFILFEDMLTPIDMAIKGEQKEYPGFGAVTPNEDARVKKTPLAY, translated from the coding sequence ATGAGTCTGGAACAATTTACTGACAGAAACGTGCAGCAGCACTACTTCAAGGTCGATATCGAGGACTATCCGGAAACGGGATGGGACCGGTTCAAACAGGTGGTCAAGCGGGCGGCGAGCGGCGAGCTCTTCGTCGGCCTCTGGGTCGTCATGCGCGAGATGATCAAATTTGACATCCATACCGTGCAGTACCCGAAAGAGAAGCTGCCGATCGGGCCGCGCTACCGCGCCGTCCATGAGATGCAGCGCCTCTTCGAATCCGGTACCGAGCGCTGTATCGGTTGCGGGCTTTGCGAGAAGATCTGTATCTCCGACTGTATCCGCATGGACACGCGCATCGACGAGAACAGCCGTAAAGAGGTGACCGAGTATACGATCAACCTCGGCCGCTGTATTTTCTGCGGTTACTGCGCCGAAGTCTGCCCGGAGCTGGCGATCGTCCACGGGCCGCGCTACGAGAACACCTCCGAGCAGCGCGAACACTTCATCCTGTTCGAGGATATGCTGACCCCGATCGATATGGCGATCAAGGGTGAGCAGAAAGAGTACCCGGGATTCGGTGCCGTTACCCCGAACGAAGATGCGCGCGTCAAGAAGACGCCGCTGGCGTATTAA
- the nuoH gene encoding NADH-quinone oxidoreductase subunit NuoH — translation MDTAFIIETLVKIVVVLLVFSALAGFGTYFERKVLAFMQRRLGPMHVGPYGLLQIAADGIKLFTKEDIVPSGVVGPIFKIAPVITAATAFMAAAAIPFLPEFTLFGYTVHPIIADVNIGILYILGVMAIGLYGPLLGGMASNNKWSLISAARGAAIFISYEVVTGLALLVPLMIIGSLSLLDFNEYQAANGWMAFAHPMGFISFILFWIAAFAETGRTPFHLVANDHEIIDGFGTEYSGMRWGLFFIGEYANMFFISFVMAIVFLGGYGDGTVMGALGLLLKVSFFFFFFLWTRAAWPDVRPDQLMWLCWKVLMPLAVINVVITGIVMMF, via the coding sequence TTCGAACGTAAAGTGCTCGCGTTTATGCAGCGCCGTCTGGGGCCGATGCACGTCGGTCCGTACGGTCTGCTGCAGATCGCTGCCGACGGGATCAAGCTCTTTACCAAAGAGGACATCGTTCCGTCCGGCGTCGTCGGGCCGATCTTCAAGATCGCACCGGTCATTACGGCGGCGACGGCATTCATGGCGGCAGCGGCGATCCCGTTCCTGCCGGAGTTCACGCTCTTCGGCTACACGGTACACCCGATCATCGCCGATGTCAACATCGGGATTCTTTATATCCTTGGTGTGATGGCCATCGGCCTCTACGGCCCGCTGCTGGGGGGTATGGCGTCGAACAATAAATGGTCGCTCATCTCCGCGGCGCGCGGCGCGGCGATCTTCATCTCCTACGAGGTGGTCACCGGGCTGGCGCTGCTGGTACCCCTGATGATCATCGGTTCGCTCTCCCTGCTGGATTTCAACGAGTACCAGGCGGCCAACGGCTGGATGGCCTTCGCACACCCGATGGGCTTCATCTCCTTTATCCTCTTCTGGATCGCGGCATTCGCCGAGACGGGACGTACGCCGTTCCACCTCGTCGCCAACGACCACGAGATCATTGACGGTTTCGGTACGGAGTATTCGGGAATGCGCTGGGGCCTCTTCTTTATCGGGGAGTATGCGAACATGTTCTTCATCTCCTTCGTGATGGCGATCGTCTTCCTCGGCGGATACGGTGACGGTACGGTGATGGGCGCACTGGGCCTCCTGCTCAAAGTGTCGTTCTTCTTCTTCTTTTTCCTCTGGACACGTGCGGCATGGCCGGATGTCCGTCCGGACCAACTGATGTGGCTCTGCTGGAAAGTACTGATGCCGCTCGCGGTTATCAATGTCGTTATTACCGGCATTGTGATGATGTTTTAA